A genome region from Ghiorsea bivora includes the following:
- a CDS encoding helix-turn-helix domain-containing protein produces MNLPIDMQQLLSGPAETQKRLGEKAKDLRLFQGLKRVTLSEKSGVSPETIRNFEQTGKITLENFLRIAFALHEEHKLNDLFELPEIASLQDIEKRSNPLPKRGKR; encoded by the coding sequence ATGAATTTACCAATAGATATGCAGCAACTATTGAGTGGACCTGCTGAAACTCAGAAGCGATTGGGTGAAAAAGCTAAAGATTTACGCCTTTTTCAAGGTTTGAAGCGGGTGACATTGAGTGAAAAAAGTGGTGTGTCGCCAGAAACGATTCGCAATTTTGAGCAAACTGGAAAAATAACCTTAGAAAACTTTCTCCGCATTGCCTTTGCCTTGCATGAAGAGCATAAGCTGAACGACCTGTTTGAGCTACCCGAAATAGCCTCATTGCAAGATATAGAAAAGCGCAGTAACCCTCTACCAAAGCGAGGTAAGCGATGA
- a CDS encoding type II toxin-antitoxin system HipA family toxin, with protein MSELHVYYNGHKHHSLLVGQLATFKKKIYFEYDAAFLEAGLNLSPFLLPMKSGAQTPQASNPWQGLFGVFNDSLPDGWGLLLMDRHLKSLGVDVQYLSPLDRLAYIGSRGMGALSYKPAKRMHTAGFDIDLSELATAAIAIYEGQTSECLAEMAQAGGSPGGARPKVLVHTKGEYLISGDGQVPEGYTPWVVKFFSAQDAPETGRIEYAYSLMAKAAGIVMPETRLFEDKHGKAWFGIQRFDRVNGQCIHMHTLGGLVDADFRMPSLDYTEVLKVTQALTRHAKDVEQAFRVMVFNVLAKNRDDHSKNFSFLMDEHGEWRLAPAYDLTYSQGINGEHTTSIAGEGRDPKTVHMLKVGETVGLKPSAMEAMIDDVSVALNRWDDWCDVAGIAQGKRNVIV; from the coding sequence ATGAGCGAACTTCATGTGTATTACAATGGTCACAAACATCACTCTTTATTGGTTGGTCAGTTGGCAACGTTTAAGAAGAAAATATATTTTGAATATGATGCCGCTTTTTTAGAAGCTGGGTTAAATCTATCACCCTTTTTATTGCCCATGAAATCAGGTGCACAAACACCACAAGCCAGTAACCCTTGGCAAGGATTGTTTGGCGTGTTTAATGATTCTTTACCTGATGGTTGGGGATTGTTGCTGATGGATAGACACTTAAAGTCATTGGGTGTGGATGTGCAGTATTTATCGCCCTTGGATAGATTGGCGTATATTGGTAGTCGTGGGATGGGGGCATTGAGCTATAAACCTGCAAAGCGTATGCATACGGCAGGCTTTGATATTGATTTAAGTGAGCTGGCTACAGCTGCTATTGCGATTTATGAAGGTCAAACAAGTGAATGCTTGGCAGAGATGGCGCAGGCGGGTGGGTCGCCAGGTGGTGCAAGACCCAAAGTGTTGGTGCATACCAAGGGTGAATACCTGATTTCAGGTGATGGGCAAGTGCCAGAAGGTTACACGCCTTGGGTGGTCAAATTTTTCTCTGCTCAGGACGCACCTGAAACAGGGCGTATTGAGTATGCCTATTCATTGATGGCAAAAGCTGCGGGTATTGTCATGCCAGAAACACGGTTGTTTGAAGATAAACATGGCAAGGCATGGTTTGGTATTCAGCGCTTTGACCGTGTGAATGGTCAGTGTATCCATATGCATACATTGGGTGGTTTGGTTGATGCTGATTTTAGAATGCCATCGCTGGATTATACGGAAGTATTGAAGGTGACGCAGGCATTGACGCGACACGCCAAAGATGTGGAGCAGGCGTTTCGGGTGATGGTGTTTAATGTGCTGGCTAAAAACAGAGATGATCATTCCAAAAACTTCTCTTTTTTGATGGATGAACATGGTGAATGGCGGTTAGCCCCAGCCTATGATTTGACCTACTCTCAAGGCATCAATGGTGAGCATACAACATCTATTGCAGGTGAAGGTAGAGACCCAAAGACAGTACATATGCTAAAAGTTGGTGAAACTGTTGGGTTAAAGCCGAGTGCAATGGAAGCCATGATTGATGATGTATCTGTGGCACTAAACAGGTGGGATGATTGGTGTGATGTGGCGGGAATTGCTCAAGGGAAACGGAATGTCATCGTCTGA
- a CDS encoding IS3 family transposase (programmed frameshift) has protein sequence MKKSRYSDSQIINILKEAEAGVPVPELCRTHGMSSASFYKWRSKYGGMDASMMSRLKELEEENRRLKKMYAEERLKYEIIQEAMGKKVVKPSERRYMAKEAVCNRSVSIRMACLTFVVSERCYRYQPKLSTENQVIADWLIRLTHNQRNWGFGLCYFFLRNVKGFGWNHKRVYRIYRELELNLRIKPKKRLKREKPEALAVPEAINESWSMDFMHDQLSDGRSYRLFNVIDDFNREGLTIEADFSLPATRVIRALDQIIEWRGKPKSIRCDNGPEYISHLLANWAKKHNIILEFIQPGNPQQNAYIERYNRTVRYDWLSQYIFSEMEEVQRHATRWLWTYNNERPNMALGGITPKQKLALAA, from the exons ATGAAGAAATCAAGGTATAGTGATAGCCAAATAATCAATATTTTAAAGGAAGCCGAGGCAGGTGTTCCAGTTCCAGAGTTGTGTAGAACTCATGGTATGAGCAGTGCCTCATTTTATAAATGGCGTAGCAAATATGGCGGCATGGATGCGTCAATGATGTCTAGACTCAAAGAGCTTGAAGAAGAAAACCGTCGTTTAAAAAAAATGTATGCTGAAGAACGATTGAAGTATGAGATTATTCAGGAAGCGATGG GCAAAAAAGTGGTAAAGCCTTCTGAGCGTCGATACATGGCAAAGGAGGCTGTTTGCAACCGTAGTGTCAGTATTCGCATGGCATGTTTAACCTTTGTTGTTAGTGAACGGTGTTATAGGTATCAGCCTAAGCTTAGCACCGAGAATCAAGTGATTGCTGACTGGCTTATTCGCCTCACGCATAACCAACGCAACTGGGGTTTTGGTTTATGTTACTTTTTCCTTCGTAATGTCAAAGGGTTTGGCTGGAACCATAAGCGTGTATATCGCATATATCGGGAGTTGGAATTGAACCTGCGTATCAAGCCAAAGAAACGGCTAAAAAGAGAGAAGCCTGAGGCTTTAGCCGTACCTGAAGCCATCAACGAATCTTGGTCGATGGATTTTATGCATGACCAACTTAGTGATGGTCGAAGTTACAGGCTGTTTAATGTGATTGATGATTTTAATCGTGAAGGTTTAACCATTGAAGCTGACTTTTCATTGCCTGCGACTCGCGTGATTCGTGCTTTAGACCAAATCATTGAGTGGCGTGGAAAACCTAAAAGCATTCGTTGCGACAATGGACCAGAATACATCAGTCATTTGCTGGCAAACTGGGCTAAGAAACACAATATTATATTGGAGTTTATTCAGCCAGGAAACCCTCAGCAAAACGCCTACATTGAACGGTATAATCGAACAGTGAGATATGACTGGCTTAGCCAGTATATCTTTAGTGAGATGGAAGAAGTTCAGCGTCATGCAACCCGCTGGTTATGGACGTACAACAACGAACGACCTAATATGGCACTTGGTGGTATAACGCCTAAGCAAAAGCTGGCGTTAGCTGCTTAA
- a CDS encoding McrB family protein, whose protein sequence is MNVQEIVGFQKELLNKLLDYKEQNQDFTFLLRKNATARVKAGYCFHGSEEYLALGFFNELDTKSRVPTINLSYNYKSDATFFQVSYREKTEILEKFYSEVVSHLEKNVKRFKIKEVKKQNDEKTVYFIFEVNFDEALKISLDSIIPDIKELIEKHALGSSLLVTEEDLTRDMKKLEDCWSNQLKNEQALAKGTEGTEKALQKGINQILYGPPGTGKTYNTVIKAVEICDPDFKGDYDAVKDRYKELKEDGRIEFVTFHQSYGYEEFIEGIRAETDPNSGSISYSVVDGIFKRLCDKSKAQTKTSQLEQAIQKLKVDCEEDIELATSRGNKFYLTYRGGRTFRIHPLDTKKEIADYPASIENIIKLYNGDNEIYNYSYVKGILEFLKSNYGVPEEPEKLDNAPYVIIIDEINRGNMSKIFGELITLIEDDKRLGKPNEMTVRLPVSGDEFGVPSNLHIIGTMNTADRSIAMMDTALRRRFEFVEMMPDAEVFDDFGNNGIINVQLKDGASFDLNLKDMLNKINQRIEVLYDREHTIGHAYFMSLKESATIDKLSSIFKNKVIPLLAEYFFEDWEKIRMVLGDNQKENSKRQFVIEKESVKYNDLFGPKVDLGSDDERKVYERNPEALKHAESYFGIYSEVS, encoded by the coding sequence ATGAATGTACAGGAAATTGTTGGTTTCCAAAAAGAACTATTGAATAAATTACTGGATTATAAGGAACAGAATCAAGATTTTACTTTTCTTTTGCGAAAGAATGCAACAGCAAGGGTGAAAGCAGGTTATTGTTTTCATGGAAGTGAGGAATATTTAGCACTTGGTTTCTTTAATGAGCTGGATACTAAAAGTAGGGTTCCCACCATCAACTTGAGTTATAATTATAAGAGTGATGCTACTTTCTTTCAGGTTAGCTATCGTGAAAAAACTGAGATTCTAGAAAAATTTTATAGTGAGGTGGTTTCTCATTTAGAAAAAAATGTTAAACGCTTTAAAATAAAAGAAGTTAAGAAACAGAATGATGAAAAAACAGTTTATTTCATTTTTGAAGTGAATTTTGATGAAGCGTTAAAAATATCACTGGACTCCATAATACCTGACATTAAGGAACTTATTGAAAAGCATGCATTGGGGAGTTCCCTTCTTGTTACAGAGGAAGATTTAACTAGGGACATGAAAAAGTTAGAAGATTGTTGGAGTAATCAATTAAAAAATGAGCAAGCTTTAGCTAAGGGCACTGAAGGTACTGAAAAAGCTTTGCAAAAAGGGATTAATCAAATTTTATATGGCCCTCCAGGGACAGGAAAAACATATAATACAGTGATAAAAGCTGTCGAAATATGTGATCCTGATTTTAAAGGTGATTATGATGCTGTGAAAGACCGCTATAAAGAGCTAAAAGAAGATGGGCGTATTGAATTTGTAACTTTCCATCAATCCTATGGTTATGAAGAGTTTATCGAGGGTATCCGAGCTGAGACAGATCCAAATTCAGGTAGTATCAGTTACTCTGTTGTAGATGGTATTTTTAAACGATTATGTGATAAATCAAAAGCACAAACGAAAACTAGTCAATTAGAGCAAGCAATACAAAAGTTAAAGGTTGATTGCGAAGAAGATATTGAGCTTGCAACCTCTCGAGGCAACAAGTTTTATCTTACTTATAGAGGTGGAAGAACATTCCGAATTCACCCATTAGATACAAAAAAAGAGATAGCAGATTATCCTGCAAGTATTGAAAACATAATCAAACTGTATAATGGTGATAATGAAATCTATAACTACAGTTATGTAAAAGGTATTTTGGAGTTTCTAAAGTCTAATTATGGGGTTCCGGAAGAGCCTGAAAAGCTTGATAATGCCCCGTACGTAATAATTATTGATGAAATTAACCGTGGGAATATGTCTAAAATCTTTGGTGAGTTGATTACTTTGATTGAAGACGATAAGCGACTTGGAAAACCAAATGAAATGACGGTTCGGTTGCCTGTTTCTGGCGACGAGTTTGGTGTACCATCCAATTTACACATTATTGGAACAATGAATACGGCTGACCGTTCTATTGCTATGATGGATACTGCGTTAAGGCGTAGGTTTGAGTTTGTAGAGATGATGCCTGATGCAGAGGTGTTTGATGACTTTGGTAATAACGGTATTATTAATGTTCAATTGAAAGACGGTGCTTCATTTGATTTAAACCTAAAGGACATGTTAAATAAAATAAATCAACGCATTGAAGTGCTTTATGATAGAGAGCATACCATTGGGCATGCCTATTTCATGTCTTTGAAAGAAAGCGCTACGATAGATAAGTTAAGCTCGATTTTCAAAAATAAAGTTATCCCATTGCTGGCAGAGTACTTCTTTGAAGATTGGGAGAAGATACGCATGGTTCTTGGGGACAATCAAAAGGAAAATTCCAAGCGTCAATTTGTGATTGAAAAAGAAAGTGTGAAATATAATGACCTTTTTGGCCCTAAAGTAGATCTTGGTTCTGATGATGAGCGCAAGGTTTATGAGCGCAATCCAGAAGCTTTGAAGCATGCAGAAAGTTACTTTGGTATATATAGTGAAGTCTCTTAA
- a CDS encoding McrC family protein, translating into MKQVTLREYDYLRVGQLGEKEVRGSRLAVAIPQSAFDYLEGLLEQEESKQYSDDHTLFLKRRGKRLFQVQSYVGVLQTPCGTQIEILPKISDATKEGNIQSRKILLRMLRYLKDANFKQGSDAHLHKAPMHLLELFMTYFLQEVNTLVKRGVRSDYVAKEENQAFLKGKLLINQQIRVNAVQQQRFFCAYDEYEPNRPENRLIHTALLKVSKLSQNANNQRLCRELMFVFADVPVSKNIRQDFSKCKSNRAMTHYQHPLEWCRLILNEESTVPSAGRTQTISILFPMEKIFEDYVAAMLRKRLGQEYSVSTQEQRKYLCIDPKKFQLKPDIVIRKGDECWVADTKWKMIDENEAKHGVSQSDMYQLYTYGKKYGDNCKGLFLLYPKNKSFVESIRFKFDGALWLECLPFDCEAKLKSDPVSIKSYLEGCDYI; encoded by the coding sequence ATGAAGCAGGTAACGCTTCGTGAGTATGATTATTTAAGGGTTGGTCAGCTTGGCGAAAAAGAAGTGAGGGGTAGTCGGCTGGCTGTCGCTATCCCTCAATCTGCTTTTGATTACCTTGAAGGCCTGTTGGAGCAAGAAGAAAGCAAACAGTATTCGGATGATCATACTTTATTTTTGAAGCGGAGAGGAAAACGGTTATTTCAGGTACAAAGTTATGTGGGGGTATTGCAAACCCCATGTGGAACGCAAATTGAAATACTTCCTAAAATATCGGACGCTACTAAGGAAGGCAATATACAGTCGCGCAAAATATTACTGCGTATGTTGCGTTATCTCAAAGATGCGAACTTCAAACAGGGTAGTGATGCTCATTTGCATAAAGCACCCATGCACTTGCTTGAGTTGTTTATGACTTACTTCTTGCAAGAGGTGAATACGCTTGTGAAGCGTGGTGTTCGCTCGGATTATGTGGCAAAAGAGGAAAACCAAGCTTTTCTCAAGGGAAAGTTGTTAATCAATCAGCAAATACGCGTAAATGCCGTACAACAGCAACGCTTTTTTTGTGCGTATGATGAATATGAGCCGAATCGCCCTGAAAACCGTTTGATTCACACTGCATTATTGAAAGTGTCAAAGCTTAGTCAGAATGCAAACAATCAAAGGCTATGCCGAGAATTGATGTTTGTGTTTGCCGATGTGCCAGTGTCTAAAAACATTCGGCAAGACTTCTCTAAATGTAAATCAAATCGAGCCATGACACATTATCAACATCCACTTGAATGGTGTCGCTTGATTCTGAATGAGGAAAGTACTGTTCCATCGGCAGGTCGCACCCAAACCATTTCAATTTTATTCCCTATGGAAAAAATCTTTGAGGATTATGTGGCTGCGATGTTAAGGAAACGTTTGGGGCAAGAGTACAGCGTGTCTACGCAAGAGCAGCGAAAGTATTTATGCATTGACCCTAAAAAGTTTCAATTGAAACCTGATATTGTGATTCGAAAAGGTGATGAATGTTGGGTTGCGGATACGAAGTGGAAGATGATTGATGAGAATGAAGCAAAACATGGCGTTTCGCAAAGTGATATGTACCAGCTTTATACTTATGGTAAAAAGTATGGTGACAACTGCAAGGGCTTGTTCCTTCTTTACCCAAAAAATAAGTCTTTTGTAGAGTCAATAAGATTTAAGTTTGATGGTGCACTGTGGTTAGAATGCTTGCCTTTTGATTGCGAAGCCAAACTGAAGTCTGACCCTGTAAGTATCAAGTCATACCTTGAGGGCTGCGATTATATTTAA
- a CDS encoding SLOG family protein has product MKLAVIGSRQYTNMVEMSAKIDGLTPSTIISGGAKGADTLAKTYATKHNINMVEHKADWKQFGRGAGIIRNRTIVESADHILAFWDGSSLGTKSSIDYARKLNKPVTIIYFDSKA; this is encoded by the coding sequence ATGAAGCTTGCCGTAATTGGATCACGACAATATACAAACATGGTGGAAATGAGCGCCAAAATAGACGGACTAACCCCCTCAACCATAATCAGTGGCGGTGCAAAAGGCGCAGACACACTGGCTAAAACTTATGCCACAAAGCACAACATCAACATGGTCGAACACAAGGCAGACTGGAAACAATTTGGACGCGGCGCAGGAATCATCCGAAACAGAACTATTGTGGAAAGTGCTGACCACATCTTAGCATTTTGGGATGGCTCAAGCCTTGGCACAAAAAGCAGCATTGACTACGCCCGCAAGCTGAACAAACCAGTCACCATCATCTACTTTGATTCAAAAGCTTAA
- a CDS encoding GmrSD restriction endonuclease domain-containing protein, which translates to MNFTDRIRPTDKGITTYLDELENLDYQIPTFQRDVVWEKENVKKLWDSIYKFYPLGSILVWKTDIKLQNHRKIGGHKISEGTFNRSEYQYILDGQQRTTSLLTSLYGGSIEGQDGFDPSLYIDLTIENETDTDDDSYKKRFLYWDEINDKAGNFKRNTGRQNKFNAGLIVKLLDIKNDFGSVERSLVESKYDDYKDYDHPIREQLRRLKQVLDNYRLSFIELKGIQVSEVCQIFERINQAGKPLDIFDIVVAKTFRPESSEEQGFYLREYIDNFRKLNNSNFLQISDFDYLQIIAILIRENIEKSGIWNITPRYLNDIKTEQIEEIWEPTKKAINKTFDFFENTLNIKGPQLIPYRYFYLTIAAYFFKNDNPDYSYLKKYFWFYSFHHDDLLSNTGDVNSHIEFLDSQKNTGEYAFPRFLIDKETLRNSSYSSKGRLSRAILSLYASKQPKDWKYIDRNVIVDNFFFSTDKPNLHHIFPTNYISQNPGENELNNNSLMNIAYLTQITNLEISDKNPLNYIQDYDSNPEFESVMNNHLLPMELLQWSRLESMPADALDQFIEKRVDLVIEELKKNMAGINVEVIDTKQKS; encoded by the coding sequence ATGAATTTTACAGATAGGATACGTCCAACAGACAAAGGTATTACAACATATTTAGATGAACTGGAAAACCTTGATTATCAGATTCCAACATTTCAGAGGGATGTTGTATGGGAAAAAGAAAATGTAAAGAAATTATGGGATAGCATTTACAAATTTTACCCTCTTGGCAGTATTTTGGTTTGGAAAACTGATATAAAATTACAAAATCATAGAAAAATTGGTGGTCATAAAATATCAGAAGGCACATTTAACCGTAGCGAATATCAATATATTCTTGATGGTCAACAAAGAACAACATCATTACTAACATCACTGTACGGTGGTAGTATAGAAGGTCAGGATGGTTTTGATCCATCGTTATATATTGATTTAACAATCGAAAATGAAACTGATACCGATGATGATAGCTACAAAAAACGCTTTCTATATTGGGATGAAATCAATGATAAGGCTGGAAACTTTAAAAGAAATACAGGGCGGCAGAATAAATTCAATGCGGGTCTTATCGTTAAATTGTTGGATATAAAAAATGATTTTGGTTCTGTAGAACGCTCTTTGGTTGAAAGTAAATACGATGATTACAAAGATTATGACCATCCAATCAGAGAACAATTAAGAAGACTCAAGCAAGTTCTTGATAATTATCGTTTGTCATTTATTGAATTGAAAGGCATTCAGGTTTCAGAGGTTTGTCAGATATTTGAACGAATAAACCAAGCTGGAAAACCTCTAGATATATTTGATATTGTTGTTGCAAAAACATTCAGGCCTGAATCTAGTGAAGAACAAGGGTTTTACCTGAGAGAATATATTGATAATTTCAGAAAGTTGAATAACAGCAATTTTTTGCAAATTAGTGATTTTGATTACCTTCAAATCATTGCTATATTAATTCGAGAGAATATCGAAAAGTCGGGAATATGGAATATTACTCCACGCTATCTAAATGATATAAAGACAGAGCAGATTGAAGAAATATGGGAGCCCACAAAAAAAGCCATCAACAAGACCTTTGATTTTTTTGAAAATACATTAAATATAAAAGGTCCTCAACTTATTCCTTACAGGTATTTCTACCTAACCATCGCAGCGTATTTTTTCAAAAATGATAACCCAGATTACAGTTATCTAAAAAAATACTTTTGGTTTTATAGCTTTCATCATGATGATTTGCTCAGTAATACTGGAGATGTTAATTCACACATAGAATTTCTTGATAGTCAAAAAAACACAGGGGAATATGCATTCCCCAGATTCTTAATTGATAAAGAAACTTTAAGGAATTCTTCGTATAGCTCTAAAGGTCGATTATCAAGAGCAATACTATCTCTTTACGCAAGCAAGCAACCGAAAGATTGGAAGTACATAGACAGAAACGTCATTGTGGATAATTTTTTCTTTTCAACCGACAAACCAAACCTGCACCATATTTTTCCAACAAACTATATATCTCAAAATCCAGGAGAAAACGAACTAAATAACAATAGTCTAATGAATATTGCCTATCTTACGCAGATAACCAACCTTGAAATCAGTGATAAGAATCCACTGAATTACATTCAAGATTATGATTCTAATCCAGAATTTGAATCAGTCATGAACAATCACCTTCTGCCAATGGAGTTGTTACAATGGTCAAGGTTGGAAAGTATGCCTGCTGATGCACTAGACCAGTTTATAGAAAAGCGTGTTGATTTAGTTATTGAAGAATTAAAGAAAAATATGGCTGGAATAAATGTTGAAGTAATTGATACTAAACAAAAAAGCTAA
- a CDS encoding PD-(D/E)XK nuclease family protein — MQIVFDMAYDQATAPNGVQAGQSSLGKLMVGSQGLLGVLETHLGLTSRETHHAMRIQGYMESMQAVVDKPEASFFKRSLEADAWSSAKQFIDYRDELVLAGWDGCDLATQSAKLHALALVESVFPETLKKGLGDKLQSVLMALDHNPSLHIQTIELTEPLDALPFLIGQVLRKLQALGVCIDVKNEKVNLANGNLGMIQNVMFDADHETAPAKQGDDSIVLLCPEDEWTAANTLASWLKADEAKNTDVLLVQNGGSDVLDHALNEVALPMLGNSTRSAFRAALQIMPLALSNAWSPLNIQALLSFLSLKVSPVPSFAAKRLLGAIQNEPGVGGERWQKAENKIIEIKKDRLLADGIEEADAVIQAQTFMDELNHYLTGFRFDPQSGIPAKAVVEMCDWIKQGLKTPELKQSMAQALAQVDRMIELASCYNQPIPRAQIERMLDSVIAEGGQNPDSQAQATPWHSVSDTGSIAGKVGTVVWWNFTDSGQSSLAFWSEEERESLQKTGVHLETPATIRAREANQWRRALQYAGERLLLISPLKMNGEATQLHPLWDEIRHCAVSPTDSEAEKEDKYQRLLWQGKSLNAEPTLSLAGRSIVLQAENKAALQAPEEVIQVGKGIISKPKGLSFSQMSTLLGCPTKWAFQYHAGLRSMDSLSLPTGNTMIGSLCHKIVEDIYTDTSKWDVGSVRNYVSKLFDLRVPQMAAELLEPGRELELERYRISVCDAVEALLQTIDKAGLKVTQTEGMVSGKDLDGIPFKGYIDLLLEDDDGQTFVIDLKWTGSTKYKTEEIKEGNALQLASYAWMLKSADDVWAPGAYFMLAQGELLTDDYRFNTDRIIESPLSAKEVWQLGSKTWRSMFQEMQNGEIEVSGLMDEGELKEARNDAGIMHVKPPCHFCDFGKLCGQTRAEA, encoded by the coding sequence ATGCAAATAGTTTTTGATATGGCTTACGATCAAGCCACAGCACCAAATGGTGTTCAAGCTGGGCAATCATCATTAGGCAAGCTTATGGTTGGTTCCCAAGGGCTGCTAGGCGTACTAGAGACGCACTTGGGGTTAACTTCTAGGGAAACCCACCATGCTATGCGCATCCAAGGCTATATGGAGAGTATGCAGGCGGTGGTGGATAAACCTGAAGCATCTTTTTTTAAGCGGTCTTTAGAAGCTGATGCTTGGTCTTCGGCGAAACAGTTTATTGATTATAGGGATGAATTGGTTTTGGCAGGTTGGGATGGTTGTGACCTTGCAACGCAATCAGCAAAACTGCATGCCTTAGCCTTGGTTGAAAGTGTTTTTCCTGAAACCCTTAAAAAAGGATTGGGTGATAAACTACAGTCAGTTTTGATGGCATTAGACCATAACCCATCCTTACACATTCAAACCATTGAATTAACTGAACCACTGGATGCACTACCTTTTTTGATTGGGCAAGTTCTTCGCAAGCTCCAAGCGTTGGGTGTTTGTATTGATGTTAAAAATGAGAAGGTGAACCTAGCCAATGGTAATCTAGGTATGATTCAAAATGTCATGTTTGATGCTGACCACGAAACAGCACCTGCCAAGCAGGGCGATGATTCAATCGTTTTGTTATGCCCAGAAGATGAATGGACGGCTGCAAATACTTTGGCATCATGGCTTAAAGCTGATGAAGCCAAGAACACAGATGTATTGCTTGTGCAAAACGGTGGTAGTGATGTGTTAGACCATGCTTTGAATGAAGTGGCTTTGCCGATGTTGGGCAACAGTACCCGTTCGGCATTTAGGGCAGCTTTGCAAATCATGCCGTTGGCTTTATCCAATGCGTGGAGCCCTCTAAATATCCAAGCTCTGCTTTCATTTTTATCACTCAAAGTATCTCCCGTACCGAGTTTTGCAGCTAAGCGCTTGCTTGGCGCGATTCAAAATGAACCTGGTGTTGGTGGTGAGCGGTGGCAAAAAGCAGAGAACAAAATTATCGAAATCAAAAAAGATAGGCTGCTTGCCGATGGTATTGAAGAAGCTGATGCAGTGATTCAAGCCCAAACATTTATGGATGAGCTGAATCATTATTTAACAGGTTTTCGTTTTGACCCGCAATCAGGTATTCCTGCGAAAGCTGTGGTTGAGATGTGTGATTGGATTAAGCAGGGCTTAAAAACGCCTGAACTCAAACAAAGCATGGCGCAAGCTTTGGCACAAGTGGATAGAATGATAGAGCTCGCTTCTTGCTATAATCAACCTATCCCACGGGCCCAAATTGAGAGAATGTTGGATTCAGTGATTGCTGAAGGTGGTCAAAACCCTGATAGCCAAGCGCAAGCCACGCCGTGGCACAGTGTGTCAGATACGGGAAGTATTGCAGGCAAGGTTGGCACTGTCGTGTGGTGGAATTTTACTGATTCTGGGCAGTCTTCATTAGCATTTTGGAGTGAAGAAGAGCGGGAGTCCCTACAAAAAACAGGGGTGCATTTAGAAACGCCAGCAACCATTAGAGCAAGAGAAGCCAACCAATGGCGCAGAGCTTTGCAGTATGCAGGTGAGCGATTATTGCTTATTTCACCTTTAAAAATGAATGGTGAAGCCACGCAGCTTCATCCGTTGTGGGATGAGATTCGACATTGTGCCGTTTCACCAACCGATTCAGAGGCTGAAAAGGAAGACAAATATCAGCGTTTATTATGGCAGGGGAAAAGTTTAAATGCTGAGCCGACCCTATCCTTGGCTGGTCGTTCTATTGTTCTACAAGCTGAGAATAAAGCAGCGCTTCAAGCCCCTGAAGAAGTGATTCAAGTGGGCAAAGGCATCATTTCTAAACCCAAAGGTTTATCGTTTTCTCAAATGAGCACGTTGCTGGGCTGTCCGACCAAATGGGCATTTCAATACCATGCAGGGCTAAGATCAATGGATTCATTGAGCCTGCCAACGGGTAACACCATGATTGGTTCGTTATGCCATAAAATTGTGGAGGATATTTATACCGACACAAGCAAGTGGGATGTGGGAAGTGTGCGAAACTATGTATCCAAGTTGTTTGATCTGCGAGTGCCACAAATGGCGGCAGAACTTTTAGAGCCTGGGCGCGAATTAGAATTGGAGCGTTATCGAATCAGTGTGTGTGATGCAGTGGAAGCACTCTTACAAACGATAGATAAAGCAGGCTTAAAAGTAACGCAAACCGAGGGTATGGTGAGCGGTAAAGATTTGGATGGTATCCCGTTCAAAGGTTATATTGATTTATTGCTTGAAGATGATGATGGGCAAACGTTTGTGATTGATTTGAAATGGACAGGTTCCACAAAATACAAAACTGAAGAAATCAAAGAGGGTAATGCCTTGCAGCTCGCATCGTATGCTTGGATGCTAAAAAGTGCTGATGATGTGTGGGCACCAGGCGCATATTTTATGTTAGCCCAAGGTGAACTGCTTACCGATGATTATAGGTTTAACACCGATAGGATTATTGAGAGTCCTTTGTCTGCCAAAGAAGTTTGGCAACTCGGCTCAAAAACTTGGCGCAGTATGTTCCAAGAAATGCAAAATGGTGAGATTGAAGTCTCAGGTTTAATGGATGAAGGCGAACTTAAAGAAGCACGAAATGATGCAGGTATTATGCATGTGAAACCACCATGCCACTTCTGTGACTTTGGCAAACTTTGTGGGCAAACGAGGGCAGAAGCATGA